A stretch of Aureispira sp. CCB-E DNA encodes these proteins:
- a CDS encoding glycosyltransferase family 2 protein codes for MKLSVIIVSYKVPYFLEQTLLSVQKAAQHVETEVIVVDNNSRDNSVSMVQEKFPWVRLIANTQNTGFATANNQGIEIAKGAYILFLNPDTVVREDTFEQVIDFMSENPQIGGLGVKMIDGTGVFLPESKRGFPSPEVAFYKTFGFSKLFPKSKRFNRYHLGYLDKDENHEIDVLSGAFMLVPKKVLDEVGYWDEAFFMYGEDIDLSYRIIKGGYKNYYYSDTTIIHYKGESTKKGSLNYVKTFYEAMIIFTQKHFQGSKAGLFILMLQFAIYFRAFLTLLSNFLKRGSLFVLDALVAYGGLIVIKDIWAHIRFQDASYYDSNPTLIYFNFPFYVLMWIGGIYLRGGYDKHARTKHVLTGVLLGMVAITSIYALFPQELRSSRMLILLGTLWTIIAAYLNRSLVSLLQNNTIFWSTSQQRNVVIVGDEQESKRVLNLLYQAHVDFNFIGTVGTTGEANLAALLGDVNDLESLTHFYKVNELIFCGKNISFEQIIYWMTRLGPGMNYKIVPQNSTYIIGSNSKNSAGDLYAVDINFNIANSIQQRNKQLLDIVYSLFFLVLSPILFLFIKNRLGFFRNIILVLTRKKTWVGYVPNSNNSKLPQLLHAILTPIDTLKIKPTEEQTLHRINLFYAKDYTSSADFSIIIQAWRELGRQEIPVYAPKKT; via the coding sequence ATGAAACTATCAGTTATTATTGTTAGTTACAAAGTACCTTATTTTTTAGAGCAGACCTTATTGTCTGTTCAAAAGGCTGCTCAACATGTCGAAACAGAAGTCATTGTTGTGGATAACAACTCTAGGGACAACTCTGTGAGTATGGTTCAAGAAAAATTTCCTTGGGTTCGGTTAATTGCCAATACACAAAATACAGGATTTGCTACGGCAAATAATCAAGGGATAGAAATAGCAAAAGGAGCGTATATTTTATTTTTAAACCCTGATACAGTTGTTCGAGAAGATACCTTTGAGCAAGTAATTGACTTTATGAGCGAAAACCCTCAAATTGGTGGGTTAGGGGTCAAAATGATTGATGGAACGGGAGTTTTCTTGCCAGAATCCAAACGAGGTTTTCCGTCGCCAGAAGTAGCATTTTACAAAACCTTTGGGTTTTCCAAGTTATTTCCAAAGTCGAAGCGTTTTAATCGGTATCATTTGGGCTATTTAGACAAGGATGAAAATCATGAAATAGATGTATTGTCAGGTGCCTTTATGCTCGTTCCGAAGAAAGTATTGGATGAGGTTGGGTATTGGGATGAAGCGTTTTTTATGTATGGGGAAGATATTGATTTGTCGTATCGAATTATCAAAGGTGGGTATAAAAATTATTATTACTCAGATACAACAATAATTCATTACAAAGGAGAAAGCACTAAAAAAGGAAGTTTGAATTACGTAAAAACTTTCTATGAGGCAATGATCATCTTTACTCAAAAGCATTTTCAAGGCTCTAAAGCGGGGTTGTTTATCTTGATGCTTCAATTTGCAATTTATTTCAGAGCTTTCTTGACCTTGCTATCCAATTTTCTTAAACGAGGTTCTTTATTTGTCTTGGATGCTCTAGTAGCTTATGGTGGTTTGATTGTTATCAAGGATATTTGGGCGCACATTCGATTCCAAGATGCTAGTTATTATGATAGTAATCCAACATTGATTTATTTCAATTTCCCTTTTTATGTTCTAATGTGGATTGGTGGAATTTATTTGAGAGGGGGGTATGACAAACATGCTAGGACAAAACATGTTTTGACAGGAGTATTGTTGGGTATGGTTGCTATCACCTCCATTTATGCTTTATTCCCTCAAGAGCTTCGTTCTTCTAGAATGTTAATCTTATTGGGAACTCTTTGGACGATTATAGCCGCTTATTTGAATCGAAGTTTGGTTTCTTTGTTGCAAAATAACACGATTTTTTGGAGTACTTCTCAACAGCGAAATGTTGTAATTGTAGGGGACGAGCAGGAAAGCAAGCGTGTGTTAAATTTACTCTATCAAGCGCATGTAGATTTTAATTTTATAGGGACGGTTGGCACAACTGGAGAGGCTAATTTAGCAGCGTTATTAGGAGATGTCAACGACTTGGAGTCACTGACTCATTTTTATAAGGTCAATGAACTGATTTTCTGTGGAAAGAACATTAGTTTTGAACAAATTATCTATTGGATGACTCGATTAGGACCAGGTATGAATTACAAAATTGTGCCTCAAAATAGCACTTACATCATTGGTTCGAACTCAAAAAATAGCGCAGGAGACTTGTATGCAGTAGATATTAATTTTAATATTGCAAACTCTATTCAACAACGAAACAAACAGCTCTTAGATATCGTTTATAGTTTATTTTTCCTTGTTTTGTCTCCCATTCTTTTTCTTTTTATAAAGAATCGATTAGGCTTCTTTCGTAATATAATTTTGGTATTAACAAGAAAAAAAACATGGGTAGGGTATGTGCCGAATTCAAACAATTCAAAATTACCCCAATTGCTCCATGCTATTTTGACACCTATAGACACACTTAAAATAAAACCGACAGAGGAACAAACTCTTCATCGAATTAATTTGTTCTATGCAAAGGATTATACTAGTAGTGCCGATTTTAGTATAATAATACAGGCTTGGCGAGAATTAGGGCGCCAAGAAATACCTGTTTACGCTCCTAAGAAAACTTAA
- a CDS encoding DUF1501 domain-containing protein: MMINRRNFLKGLGASVALSSIPGVQSFAYNPLHLNNPKDEIFVFVFLKGGCDALNFVAPMGDHHYANARLKSLQVPENATLTLKNGLRGLDFNIHPKASALKELYDNGDMAIVHAVGLLNGTRSHFEATKLIEQGLSKNNSSAQGWMTRYFETISNTGTLPAVSVGNNGLSPALKGYSQAISIDSIQEFKLIGEPILQEVLTEFYQGDTMLHQAGQQTLSTIQMLQKKQTEHPPYHPEHGADYPSTWAIKDFANSLKNLAHLIKLDTGVHFATVEYDGWDHHENQAYHFPLRLEGLSNALAAFYNDMTKYHSKLTIVVMSEFGRRLKSNRSGGTDHGYGGLALILGGQVKGGKMYGKWPGLSSHQLNNHVDLEITTDYRTILSEILQKQMKHQHVETVFPHFDTAQMLGFL; this comes from the coding sequence ATGATGATAAATAGAAGAAATTTCCTAAAAGGCTTGGGTGCTAGTGTCGCTTTATCTAGCATTCCAGGCGTGCAAAGCTTTGCTTACAATCCTTTGCACCTCAACAATCCAAAAGATGAGATTTTTGTCTTTGTTTTTTTAAAGGGAGGATGTGATGCGCTAAATTTTGTTGCTCCAATGGGTGATCATCATTATGCCAATGCTAGGCTAAAGAGCTTACAAGTTCCAGAAAATGCGACATTGACACTAAAAAATGGCTTGAGAGGACTTGACTTTAATATTCATCCAAAGGCAAGCGCCTTGAAGGAGCTATACGATAATGGCGATATGGCTATTGTTCATGCTGTAGGATTATTAAATGGCACTAGGAGTCATTTTGAGGCAACTAAACTGATTGAACAAGGCTTGTCTAAAAACAACAGTAGTGCCCAAGGCTGGATGACTCGTTATTTTGAAACCATTTCAAACACAGGAACTTTGCCTGCTGTCTCGGTTGGAAACAATGGTCTATCTCCTGCCTTAAAAGGCTACTCTCAAGCCATTTCAATTGATTCTATTCAAGAATTCAAACTAATTGGTGAACCTATTTTGCAAGAAGTATTAACCGAATTTTACCAAGGAGATACCATGCTACATCAAGCTGGTCAACAAACACTTTCCACGATTCAAATGCTACAGAAAAAACAAACCGAACACCCTCCTTATCATCCAGAACACGGAGCCGATTATCCTAGTACATGGGCTATCAAAGACTTTGCAAATTCCTTAAAAAATTTAGCGCACTTAATCAAACTAGATACAGGCGTTCATTTTGCTACCGTAGAGTATGATGGCTGGGATCATCACGAAAATCAAGCCTACCATTTTCCTCTGCGCCTAGAAGGACTTTCAAACGCATTGGCAGCTTTTTATAATGACATGACGAAATATCACTCTAAACTAACCATCGTTGTTATGAGTGAATTTGGTCGAAGATTAAAATCAAATCGTAGTGGAGGGACAGACCATGGCTATGGAGGGCTTGCATTAATTTTAGGTGGACAAGTAAAGGGTGGAAAAATGTATGGGAAATGGCCTGGATTGTCAAGCCATCAATTAAACAACCATGTAGATTTAGAAATCACAACAGATTACAGAACTATTTTAAGTGAAATACTACAAAAGCAAATGAAGCATCAACATGTAGAAACTGTATTTCCTCATTTTGACACAGCTCAAATGCTTGGTTTCTTATAG
- a CDS encoding DUF1800 domain-containing protein translates to MNRKILHRIGFGPNRQSLERINTIGFEAYLEEQLNPSNQESPKLVEQRRKFKFIQEESEAVGQPFRFLDAQLSELWALVKKEAHQTIPAAEVIINTCLNAIYSPWQLREVMVHFWHNHFNVSIHADERIAATLPLYDKAVIRKNCFGNFRTFLEDVATSQAMLFYLNNASSRASPANENFARELFELHTLGKDNYLNHIYNKWRDVPGATEGQAIGYIDEDIYEAARAFTGWTVADGAWTENGDKPHTGEFLYLEKWHDNYQKRILGVEFEANQGPLADGRKVLDLLAAHPGTARFICQKLCIRFIADDPPESIITKATQTWMQEQDSPHQIRAVLKTILLSKEFRHALGNKIKNPFELLCSMVRILDLDFMPNLNLQWMLEQMGYHLFSWTTPTGHPDQASYWLNSNMMLKRWNSIPSILFDNWHKMATFDVDDLLPPSVQSSKEIVQFFVQKILGNTQQLSQEQRLIRILLTEDQTEDDPPRTYGKEDRQYRFAHLIALILMSPQFQYR, encoded by the coding sequence ATGAATCGAAAAATACTCCATAGAATCGGATTTGGTCCCAATAGACAGAGTTTAGAGCGTATCAATACAATTGGTTTTGAAGCCTATCTTGAAGAACAGCTAAATCCTTCTAATCAAGAGTCACCAAAATTAGTTGAACAACGAAGAAAATTCAAATTCATTCAAGAGGAGTCGGAGGCAGTAGGGCAACCATTTAGATTTCTTGATGCCCAACTCTCTGAGCTTTGGGCATTGGTAAAAAAAGAAGCACATCAAACAATACCTGCTGCTGAAGTAATCATTAATACCTGCCTCAATGCGATCTACAGTCCTTGGCAACTTAGAGAAGTGATGGTTCATTTTTGGCACAACCACTTCAATGTCAGTATTCATGCAGATGAACGCATTGCTGCAACATTGCCCTTATATGACAAAGCTGTTATTCGTAAAAATTGCTTTGGAAATTTTAGAACCTTTTTAGAGGATGTAGCCACTAGTCAAGCAATGTTATTTTATTTAAACAATGCCTCTAGTCGAGCTAGTCCTGCCAATGAGAATTTTGCAAGAGAACTCTTTGAGTTGCATACCTTGGGCAAAGACAACTATCTCAATCATATTTATAACAAATGGCGAGATGTTCCAGGTGCGACAGAAGGTCAGGCAATTGGTTATATTGATGAGGATATTTACGAAGCAGCCCGTGCCTTTACAGGATGGACGGTTGCTGATGGGGCTTGGACAGAAAATGGAGATAAACCTCATACAGGAGAGTTTTTATACCTAGAAAAATGGCACGACAATTATCAAAAACGAATTCTAGGGGTAGAGTTTGAAGCAAACCAAGGACCATTGGCTGATGGACGGAAAGTATTAGACTTACTCGCAGCACACCCAGGAACGGCTCGTTTTATCTGCCAAAAGTTGTGCATTCGTTTTATAGCCGATGATCCTCCTGAGTCAATTATCACGAAAGCAACCCAAACATGGATGCAAGAACAAGATTCTCCACATCAAATTCGGGCTGTGCTCAAAACCATCCTTTTATCCAAAGAATTTCGTCATGCTCTAGGCAATAAAATTAAAAATCCTTTTGAATTACTTTGTTCTATGGTTCGAATATTGGACTTGGATTTTATGCCCAATCTCAACCTACAATGGATGTTAGAACAAATGGGCTATCATTTATTTTCTTGGACTACGCCTACAGGACATCCCGATCAAGCCTCTTATTGGCTCAATAGTAATATGATGCTCAAACGCTGGAATAGCATCCCATCTATTCTATTTGATAATTGGCATAAAATGGCAACATTTGACGTAGATGACTTGCTTCCTCCTTCGGTGCAAAGCAGTAAAGAAATTGTTCAATTTTTTGTTCAGAAAATACTAGGTAATACACAACAACTTTCCCAAGAACAGCGACTCATTCGTATTCTACTAACAGAAGATCAAACAGAAGATGATCCGCCACGTACTTATGGTAAAGAAGATCGCCAATATCGCTTTGCTCATCTCATTGCTCTTATTTTGATGTCACCTCAATTTCAATACCGTTAA
- a CDS encoding ATP-binding protein, translating to MDTQKTISKKKITIYSSLETTKAISSLEQFANMYEIPVVVIQKINIAVKELLSSILDYTAFKSQETAIDLVFSLSNTGKLIIELQYKGIAFNPFFPTNQVRKEHSILEDIGSLGLHLVRKCMDTYYYQRDNQLNTVFMCKNRV from the coding sequence ATGGATACACAAAAAACTATCTCTAAGAAAAAAATAACCATATATTCCTCTTTAGAAACTACAAAAGCTATTTCTAGTTTAGAGCAATTTGCCAATATGTATGAAATACCTGTTGTTGTCATTCAAAAAATTAATATTGCCGTCAAAGAACTCCTATCTAGTATTTTAGATTATACAGCTTTCAAATCCCAAGAAACAGCTATTGATCTAGTATTTTCTTTATCCAATACTGGCAAGCTAATCATAGAATTGCAGTATAAAGGAATAGCTTTCAACCCTTTTTTTCCTACCAATCAAGTTCGTAAAGAACACTCTATTCTAGAAGACATCGGAAGCCTAGGACTACATTTGGTACGAAAATGCATGGACACCTACTACTATCAACGAGACAACCAATTAAATACTGTTTTTATGTGCAAGAATCGGGTCTAA
- a CDS encoding sigma-54 dependent transcriptional regulator has translation MEYSRSLRIFIVEDDPMQQRLIKYVMESNPEHEVHTFDTGQDCLDHLHLQPQLISLDYNLPDLGGAEVLQKIKQFNPEIRVIVLSGQKNISTAIDLLKQGANDYITKDTGMKERLRSSVELIKQNIQLKEEVGVLREQLAKQFNSSDIIGQSPAIKAVCKLTEKAAQSNIVTSITGDTGTGKEVIAKSIHYNSPRRKKRFVAVNMAAIPKELIESELFGHEKGAFTGAITTKQGKFELADGGTLFLDEIGDLDLSVQAKLLRALQEQEITRIGGNKSIKFNAKIITATHKNLFDEVHKGNFREDLYYRLLGLSIKLPPLKDRGNDILILSKHFLRNYAKDNKVEVKTLSQEAKDALLNYNFPGNVRELKSIIELAMVLSDEKQIKKEHLQLRSKQKRFSLLDGEMTMRDYTKKIIRHYLEKHNNDVTLVSKKLEIGRSTIYKLLKEDS, from the coding sequence ATGGAATACAGTCGTAGTCTTCGGATTTTTATTGTTGAAGATGACCCAATGCAACAACGTTTAATCAAATATGTTATGGAAAGTAATCCAGAACATGAGGTCCATACTTTTGATACGGGGCAAGACTGCCTAGACCATCTTCATTTACAACCTCAACTCATTTCTTTGGATTACAATTTACCCGATTTGGGCGGAGCCGAAGTGCTTCAAAAAATCAAACAATTCAATCCTGAAATTAGGGTGATTGTTCTATCTGGACAGAAAAATATTAGTACTGCTATCGACCTGCTCAAACAAGGAGCAAACGACTATATTACTAAAGATACAGGCATGAAGGAACGACTTCGAAGTTCTGTTGAATTGATCAAACAAAATATCCAATTAAAAGAAGAAGTTGGTGTTTTAAGAGAACAACTTGCCAAACAATTTAATTCTAGTGATATTATAGGGCAAAGCCCCGCTATCAAAGCAGTTTGTAAATTAACAGAAAAAGCCGCCCAAAGCAATATTGTTACCTCTATCACTGGAGATACAGGCACTGGCAAGGAAGTTATTGCCAAAAGTATTCATTACAATTCTCCTCGAAGAAAAAAGCGATTTGTTGCTGTCAATATGGCTGCCATTCCTAAGGAACTCATAGAAAGTGAGCTATTTGGACATGAAAAAGGAGCTTTTACTGGTGCAATCACAACCAAACAAGGCAAATTTGAATTGGCAGATGGAGGAACTTTGTTCTTAGACGAGATTGGCGATTTAGATTTGTCTGTACAAGCTAAATTGCTCAGAGCCTTGCAAGAGCAAGAAATTACTAGAATTGGAGGAAATAAATCCATCAAGTTTAATGCAAAAATTATTACGGCTACGCACAAAAATCTTTTTGATGAAGTGCACAAAGGCAACTTTAGAGAAGATTTGTATTATCGTCTACTCGGCTTGTCTATCAAACTCCCCCCTTTAAAAGATCGTGGAAATGATATTCTTATTTTGAGCAAACATTTCTTAAGAAACTACGCCAAAGATAATAAGGTAGAAGTCAAAACACTATCTCAAGAAGCCAAAGATGCTTTGCTAAATTATAACTTCCCTGGTAATGTTCGAGAACTAAAATCTATCATCGAGCTAGCAATGGTGCTCTCCGACGAAAAGCAAATTAAAAAAGAGCACTTACAACTACGAAGTAAACAAAAGCGGTTTAGCTTGCTTGATGGAGAAATGACCATGCGAGATTATACTAAAAAAATTATTCGCCATTATTTAGAAAAACACAATAATGATGTCACTTTGGTCTCTAAAAAGTTAGAAATTGGACGTTCTACCATCTACAAATTGCTAAAAGAAGACTCTTGA